Proteins encoded by one window of Panicum virgatum strain AP13 chromosome 7N, P.virgatum_v5, whole genome shotgun sequence:
- the LOC120683413 gene encoding phosphoglycerate mutase-like protein 1 isoform X2: MKPEFFDACVTPLGWNQVDCLREHVKKSGLAEKIELVICSPLLRTMQTAVGVFGGENYTNGISAPPLMVENAADSGRPAISNLNCPPFLAVETCRERLGANPCDKRRSITEYRTLFPAIDFSLIENDEDVLWVPDVRETFESLGERGRKFIDWLWTREEKEIAIVTHSGLLWHTLRMDSKECHPTVRHEVSKYFANCELRSLVLVDRSMLGSDSPSYNYPGKIPDGVDLPSDVADKKQLEEEAQERTEPV; the protein is encoded by the exons ATGAAACCAGAGTTCTTTGATGCTTGCGTCACTCCTTTGGGCTGGAACCAG GTCGACTGTCTACGAGAGCATGTGAAAAAAAGTGGACTTGCAGAAAAGATTGAGCTTGTTATTTGTTCCCCTTTACTGAG GACTATGCAGACTGCAGTGGGTGTTTTTGGTGGTGAGAATTATACTAATGGAATAAGTGCACCTCCACTAATGGTGGAAAATGCTGCAGACAGTGGACGTCCGGCAATCTCAAATTTGAACTGCCCACCATTTCTTGCTGTCGAGACCTGCAGGGAGCGCTTG GGTGCCAATCCTTGTGACAAGAGGAGGAGCATCACAGAGTATCGTACTCTGTTTCCTGCCATTGACTTTTCACTG ATAGAGAATGATGAAGATGTTCTTTGGGTACCGGATGTCAGAGAAACCTTTGAGTCACTAGGGGAGAGGGGCAGGAAGTTTATCGACTG GTTATGGACAAGAGAAGAGAAAGAGATAGCCATTGTCACCCATAGTGGTTTGTTGTGGCATACCTTACGTATGGACAGCAAAGAGTGTCATCCTACTGTAAGGCATGAAGTGAGCAAGTA CTTTGCAAATTGTGAGCTCCGGTCGTTGGTGCTGGTTGATAGGAG CATGCTTGGATCAGATTCCCCCAGTTACAACTACCCTGGCAAGATCCCAGATGGTGTTGATCTGCCTAGCGATGTCGCTGACAAGAAGCAACTTGAGGAGGAAGCTCAAGAGAGAACTGAGCCTGTCTGA
- the LOC120683413 gene encoding phosphoglycerate mutase-like protein 1 isoform X1, whose protein sequence is MELSAGTAIYPLHRCKTIHLVRHAQGVHNVEGDKDHSAYMKPEFFDACVTPLGWNQVDCLREHVKKSGLAEKIELVICSPLLRTMQTAVGVFGGENYTNGISAPPLMVENAADSGRPAISNLNCPPFLAVETCRERLGANPCDKRRSITEYRTLFPAIDFSLIENDEDVLWVPDVRETFESLGERGRKFIDWLWTREEKEIAIVTHSGLLWHTLRMDSKECHPTVRHEVSKYFANCELRSLVLVDRSMLGSDSPSYNYPGKIPDGVDLPSDVADKKQLEEEAQERTEPV, encoded by the exons ATGGAGCTCAGCGCTGGCACTGCCATCTACCCTCTGCACCGCTGCAAAACCATACACCTG GTGAGGCATGCCCAGGGTGTTCACAATGTCGAAGGCGACAAGGATCACAGTGCCTACATGAAACCAGAGTTCTTTGATGCTTGCGTCACTCCTTTGGGCTGGAACCAG GTCGACTGTCTACGAGAGCATGTGAAAAAAAGTGGACTTGCAGAAAAGATTGAGCTTGTTATTTGTTCCCCTTTACTGAG GACTATGCAGACTGCAGTGGGTGTTTTTGGTGGTGAGAATTATACTAATGGAATAAGTGCACCTCCACTAATGGTGGAAAATGCTGCAGACAGTGGACGTCCGGCAATCTCAAATTTGAACTGCCCACCATTTCTTGCTGTCGAGACCTGCAGGGAGCGCTTG GGTGCCAATCCTTGTGACAAGAGGAGGAGCATCACAGAGTATCGTACTCTGTTTCCTGCCATTGACTTTTCACTG ATAGAGAATGATGAAGATGTTCTTTGGGTACCGGATGTCAGAGAAACCTTTGAGTCACTAGGGGAGAGGGGCAGGAAGTTTATCGACTG GTTATGGACAAGAGAAGAGAAAGAGATAGCCATTGTCACCCATAGTGGTTTGTTGTGGCATACCTTACGTATGGACAGCAAAGAGTGTCATCCTACTGTAAGGCATGAAGTGAGCAAGTA CTTTGCAAATTGTGAGCTCCGGTCGTTGGTGCTGGTTGATAGGAG CATGCTTGGATCAGATTCCCCCAGTTACAACTACCCTGGCAAGATCCCAGATGGTGTTGATCTGCCTAGCGATGTCGCTGACAAGAAGCAACTTGAGGAGGAAGCTCAAGAGAGAACTGAGCCTGTCTGA